A region of Vicugna pacos chromosome 7, VicPac4, whole genome shotgun sequence DNA encodes the following proteins:
- the LOC140697369 gene encoding uncharacterized protein, protein MYRFRSQLFTGISAVATVHSYPRRFSPLLLAEDSPLSRPPHRRTSKKCSSIG, encoded by the coding sequence ATGTATCGTTTCCGATCACAGCTCTTCACGGGGATTTCTGCTGTCGCCACCGTCCACTCTTACCCACGCCGCTTCTCGCCTCTGTTGTTAGCCGAAGACTCGCCTCTTAGCCGCCCGCCGCACAGACGTACGAGTAAAAAGTGCAGCTCCATCGGCTGA